Proteins encoded within one genomic window of Geoalkalibacter sp.:
- a CDS encoding circularly permuted type 2 ATP-grasp protein, protein MRPDPTPSATIAQHYATRLDGYDEMHADAGRMLPHWRILAREIEQLGREGLIRRHREAQRLLRENGVTFNVIDGPRGTTRPWQLDPLPLLISAEEWAVIEAGLVQRTEVLNLLLADLYGPRRLLREGLLPPELIFAHGGFQRCCAGLPAFAERPLVFCAVNLVRGPDGRMWVLDDRAQSPSGAGYALENRMVMTRIAPVLFQNSHVKRLAGFFQLMRERLARLAPQNRDDPRVVLLTPGPYSQTYFEHAYLADYLGYTLVQGDDLSVRDGRVWLKSLEGLHQVDVI, encoded by the coding sequence TTGCGACCTGACCCAACACCATCGGCGACCATCGCCCAGCATTATGCGACGCGCCTCGACGGCTATGACGAAATGCATGCCGACGCGGGCCGGATGCTGCCGCATTGGCGCATCCTCGCGCGGGAAATCGAACAACTCGGCCGCGAGGGTCTGATCCGTCGCCACCGCGAGGCGCAACGCCTGCTGCGGGAAAACGGCGTGACCTTCAACGTCATCGACGGCCCGCGCGGCACGACCCGTCCCTGGCAGCTCGATCCGCTGCCCCTGCTGATCAGCGCCGAGGAATGGGCGGTGATCGAGGCGGGCCTGGTGCAGCGCACCGAAGTGCTCAACCTGCTCTTGGCCGATCTCTACGGGCCGCGGCGCCTGCTGCGCGAGGGTCTGTTGCCCCCGGAGCTGATCTTCGCCCACGGCGGCTTCCAGCGCTGCTGCGCGGGGCTTCCGGCCTTCGCCGAGCGTCCCTTGGTGTTCTGCGCGGTCAATCTGGTGCGCGGACCCGACGGGCGCATGTGGGTGCTCGACGACCGGGCGCAATCGCCCTCGGGCGCCGGCTACGCCTTGGAAAACCGCATGGTCATGACGCGCATCGCGCCGGTGCTGTTTCAGAACAGCCACGTCAAGCGCCTGGCCGGTTTCTTTCAACTGATGCGGGAACGGCTGGCGCGGCTGGCGCCGCAGAACCGCGACGATCCCCGCGTGGTGCTGCTGACCCCCGGCCCCTACAGCCAGACCTATTTCGAGCACGCCTACCTCGCCGACTACCTCGGCTATACCCTGGTGCAGGGCGACGACCTGAGCGTGCGCGACGGGCGCGTCTGGCTCAAGTCCCTGGAAGGGCTGCATCAGGTGGATGTCATC
- a CDS encoding transglutaminase family protein: protein MAIRVCCRHLTHYQFDRLVTLSPHVLRLRPAPHSRTPIRSYALRISPEEHFLNWQQDPFGNYLARLVFPKACRELKIEVEVTADMTVINPFDFFIEDYAEKIPFVYEERLRKELTPYFEIEEDGPLLRRWLAQVPREALGTVDFLVALNRRVWETVRYSVRMEPGVQSCEETLERAVGSCRDSAWLLVQILRHLGLAARFVSGYLIQLTADEKSLDGPSGPEADFTDLHAWAEVYIPGAGWIGLDPTSGLLAGEGHIPLACTPHPASAAPVTGATDPCEVSFAFANQVARIHEDPRVTKPYADEDWARIDALGEQVDAELRAGDVRLTMGGEPTFVSIDDMDGAEWNTRADGPHKRRLANTLVRRLRESFAPGGLLHFGQGKWYPGEPLPRWSYACFWRKDGVPVWRNPKLLADIGQPGGLSLDAAGRFVHHLAKALGVAAKYVTPGYEDTFYYLWKEGTLPNNVDPHQADLKDPLERRYLARLLERGLDAPSGFALPLRWDFGGRCWRSGPWEFRRGRMYLIPGGSAMGLRLPLDSLPWVAPDKRDLHPVHDPFTPLPPLADYHGEVARRFHQVEPAEPLSAQRDQPLGDEPRLPLVDVPHTALCVEVRDGLLHVFMPPLGILEHYLELIAAVETTAAALSMPVVVEGYEPPRDARLERLLVTPDPGVIEVNIHPAADWRTLVENTTTLYEQARLSRLGTEKFMLDGRHTGTGGGNHITIGGPTPADSPVLRRPDLLRSLITYWQHHPGLSYLFSGMFVGPTSQAPRVDEARNDSLYELEIAFQQMPEGEAPAPWLVDRLLRNLLVDMTGNTHRAEFCIDKLYSPDSPSGRLGLVELRAFEMPPHARMSLVQNLLLRTLIAWFWREPYRHDLVRWGTELHDRFLLPHFVREDMRQVVADLNRAGYAFDLQWFEPFLEFRFPHFGSVWIDGMELELRFAIEPWHVLGEEMGSQGTARFVDSSVERLQVRISGLTQSRYAVLCNGRRLPLRHTGRQGEYVVGVRYRAWQPPSALHPTIRPHSPLVFNIVDTWSGLAVGGCTYHVAHPGGRNYDVFPVNAFEAEARRITRFWDLGATPGAVTAPPDLRARGRFTPHAEPAPAVEPRAEEPNREFPYTVDLRRAPAL from the coding sequence ATGGCCATTCGCGTCTGCTGCCGTCACCTCACCCATTACCAGTTCGACCGCCTGGTGACGCTCTCGCCCCATGTGCTGCGCCTGCGTCCGGCGCCCCATTCGCGCACGCCGATTCGTTCCTACGCCCTGCGCATTTCGCCCGAGGAGCATTTTCTCAACTGGCAGCAGGATCCCTTCGGCAACTACCTGGCGCGGCTGGTGTTTCCCAAGGCCTGCCGCGAATTGAAAATCGAAGTGGAGGTGACGGCGGATATGACCGTCATCAATCCCTTTGACTTTTTCATCGAGGATTATGCCGAAAAAATCCCCTTCGTTTATGAAGAGAGGCTGCGCAAGGAGCTGACGCCGTACTTTGAAATCGAGGAGGACGGACCGCTGCTGCGCCGGTGGCTTGCGCAGGTGCCGCGCGAGGCTCTGGGCACGGTGGATTTTTTGGTGGCGCTCAATCGCCGGGTGTGGGAGACGGTGCGCTATTCGGTGCGCATGGAGCCGGGCGTGCAGAGCTGCGAGGAGACCCTGGAGCGGGCGGTGGGTTCGTGCCGCGATTCGGCTTGGCTGCTGGTGCAGATCCTGCGGCATCTGGGGCTGGCGGCGCGTTTTGTCTCGGGCTACCTCATCCAGTTGACCGCCGATGAGAAATCCCTCGATGGCCCGTCGGGTCCCGAGGCCGATTTCACCGACCTGCATGCCTGGGCCGAAGTCTATATCCCGGGGGCGGGCTGGATCGGCCTGGACCCGACCTCCGGCCTGCTCGCCGGCGAAGGCCACATTCCCCTGGCCTGCACACCGCACCCGGCCAGCGCCGCGCCGGTCACCGGCGCCACCGATCCCTGCGAGGTGAGCTTCGCCTTTGCCAACCAAGTCGCGCGTATTCACGAGGATCCGCGGGTCACCAAGCCCTATGCGGACGAAGACTGGGCCCGGATCGACGCCCTGGGCGAACAGGTCGACGCCGAATTGCGCGCCGGCGATGTGCGTCTGACCATGGGCGGCGAGCCGACCTTTGTCTCCATCGACGACATGGACGGCGCCGAATGGAACACGCGGGCGGACGGACCGCACAAGCGCCGGCTGGCCAATACCCTGGTGCGCCGGCTGCGGGAAAGCTTCGCCCCCGGCGGCCTGCTGCATTTCGGCCAGGGCAAATGGTATCCCGGCGAGCCCCTGCCGCGCTGGTCCTATGCCTGCTTCTGGCGCAAGGACGGCGTGCCGGTGTGGCGCAATCCCAAACTGCTGGCCGATATCGGCCAACCAGGGGGCCTGAGCCTGGATGCGGCCGGGCGTTTCGTGCATCACCTGGCGAAGGCTCTGGGCGTGGCCGCGAAATACGTGACGCCGGGCTATGAGGATACCTTCTATTACCTGTGGAAGGAGGGCACCTTGCCCAACAACGTCGATCCCCACCAGGCCGACCTCAAGGATCCCCTGGAGCGACGCTACCTGGCGCGGCTTCTCGAGCGCGGACTCGATGCGCCGAGCGGCTTCGCTCTGCCCCTGCGGTGGGATTTCGGCGGACGCTGCTGGCGCAGCGGCCCCTGGGAGTTTCGCCGTGGTCGCATGTACCTGATTCCGGGCGGCTCGGCCATGGGCCTGCGCTTGCCCCTGGACTCCCTGCCCTGGGTCGCGCCCGACAAGCGCGACCTTCATCCCGTGCACGATCCCTTCACGCCCTTGCCGCCCCTCGCCGATTATCACGGCGAGGTGGCGCGGCGGTTTCACCAGGTCGAGCCCGCGGAACCATTATCGGCGCAGCGGGACCAGCCCTTGGGCGATGAGCCGCGCCTGCCGCTGGTGGATGTGCCGCATACCGCGCTGTGCGTTGAAGTGCGCGACGGACTGCTGCATGTGTTCATGCCGCCGCTGGGCATCCTCGAGCACTATCTTGAACTGATCGCCGCGGTGGAAACCACCGCCGCCGCGCTGTCCATGCCGGTGGTCGTCGAAGGTTACGAGCCGCCGCGCGACGCGCGCCTGGAGCGGCTGCTGGTCACTCCCGATCCCGGCGTCATCGAGGTCAATATCCACCCGGCCGCAGATTGGCGCACCCTGGTCGAAAACACCACGACCCTCTACGAGCAGGCGCGCCTGAGCCGCCTGGGCACCGAGAAATTCATGCTCGACGGCCGCCATACGGGCACGGGCGGCGGCAATCACATCACCATCGGCGGCCCCACCCCTGCCGACAGCCCGGTGCTGCGTCGTCCCGACCTGCTGCGCAGCCTGATCACCTACTGGCAGCATCACCCGGGGCTTTCCTATCTGTTCTCCGGAATGTTCGTCGGCCCGACCAGCCAGGCGCCGCGCGTCGACGAGGCGCGCAACGACTCTCTCTACGAGCTGGAGATCGCCTTTCAGCAGATGCCCGAGGGCGAAGCCCCCGCCCCCTGGCTCGTCGATCGGCTGCTGCGCAACCTGCTCGTCGACATGACCGGCAACACCCACCGCGCCGAGTTCTGCATCGATAAGCTCTACTCGCCCGACAGCCCCTCGGGGCGGCTCGGCCTGGTGGAACTGCGCGCCTTCGAGATGCCGCCCCACGCGCGCATGAGCCTGGTGCAGAACCTGCTGCTGCGCACCCTCATCGCCTGGTTCTGGCGCGAGCCCTACCGCCACGATCTGGTGCGCTGGGGCACCGAGCTGCATGATCGCTTCCTGCTGCCGCATTTCGTGCGCGAGGACATGAGGCAGGTGGTCGCCGATCTCAACCGGGCCGGTTATGCCTTCGACCTGCAATGGTTCGAGCCATTTCTGGAATTTCGCTTTCCGCATTTCGGCTCGGTATGGATCGACGGCATGGAACTTGAGCTGCGCTTCGCCATCGAGCCCTGGCATGTGCTCGGCGAGGAGATGGGCAGCCAAGGCACGGCGCGCTTCGTCGATTCGTCGGTGGAACGCTTGCAGGTGCGCATCAGCGGTTTGACGCAATCGCGCTACGCCGTGCTGTGCAACGGGCGCAGGCTGCCTCTGCGCCATACCGGACGGCAGGGCGAATACGTGGTCGGGGTGCGCTACCGGGCCTGGCAGCCGCCCTCGGCCCTGCATCCCACCATCCGTCCCCATTCGCCCCTGGTTTTCAATATCGTCGATACCTGGAGCGGCCTCGCCGTCGGCGGCTGCACCTATCACGTCGCCCATCCCGGCGGGCGCAATTACGATGTCTTTCCCGTCAACGCCTTCGAGGCCGAGGCGCGGCGCATCACGCGCTTCTGGGATCTGGGCGCGACGCCCGGGGCCGTCACGGCGCCGCCCGATCTGCGCGCGCGCGGCCGCTTCACGCCCCACGCCGAACCGGCTCCGGCTGTGGAGCCCAGGGCGGAGGAGCCGAATCGGGAGTTTCCCTATACCGTGGATTTGCGCCGCGCTCCTGCTCTATAA
- a CDS encoding alpha-E domain-containing protein, with protein sequence MLSRVAESIYWMARYIERAENVARIMDANYHMILDLPAGHDEQWEPLVVTTGDEELFEQYYDGYTRENVVQFLTFERRNPNSILSCLQAARENARSVREWISSDMWQQVNSFYLMLKEASRCNSAIELPHEFFVEVMLASHLFAGLSENTMTHGEGWEFARLGRMLERADKTARIIDVKYFILLPSVEYVGMPYDHIQWGAILRSASAFEMYRKRYGQIAPDQIIEFLLLDTEFPRAIHHCLITAEQALRNISGTKRGLFTNPAEKALGRLLADFDYTQLDEIKIIGLHEFIDNLQTRLNQIGSAIHETFFAMPVAPGVTQTQLAE encoded by the coding sequence ATGCTGAGCCGGGTCGCTGAATCGATATACTGGATGGCGCGCTACATCGAACGCGCCGAGAACGTGGCGCGCATCATGGACGCCAACTACCACATGATCCTGGATCTGCCGGCCGGTCACGACGAACAGTGGGAGCCGCTGGTCGTCACCACCGGCGATGAGGAACTTTTCGAGCAGTATTACGACGGCTATACCCGTGAAAACGTCGTGCAGTTTCTCACCTTCGAACGGCGCAATCCCAACTCGATTCTCTCCTGCCTGCAGGCGGCCCGCGAGAATGCCCGCTCGGTGCGTGAATGGATCAGCTCCGACATGTGGCAGCAGGTCAACAGCTTTTACCTGATGCTCAAGGAGGCCTCCCGTTGCAATAGCGCCATCGAGCTGCCCCATGAATTCTTCGTCGAGGTCATGCTGGCCAGTCACTTGTTCGCCGGGCTCTCGGAAAATACCATGACCCACGGCGAGGGCTGGGAGTTCGCGCGGCTGGGGCGCATGCTCGAGCGTGCCGACAAGACCGCGCGCATCATCGACGTCAAGTATTTCATCCTGCTGCCTTCCGTCGAATACGTCGGCATGCCCTACGACCACATCCAGTGGGGGGCGATCCTGCGTTCGGCCAGCGCCTTCGAGATGTATCGCAAGCGCTACGGGCAGATCGCCCCGGATCAGATCATCGAGTTTCTGCTGCTCGATACGGAGTTTCCCCGCGCCATCCATCACTGTCTGATCACCGCCGAGCAGGCGCTGCGCAACATCTCCGGCACCAAGCGCGGCCTGTTCACCAACCCGGCGGAAAAAGCCCTGGGCCGGCTGCTGGCGGATTTCGACTACACCCAGCTGGACGAAATCAAGATCATCGGCCTGCATGAATTCATCGACAACCTGCAGACCCGCCTCAACCAGATCGGCAGCGCCATCCACGAAACCTTTTTTGCCATGCCCGTGGCGCCCGGCGTCACCCAGACCCAACTTGCGGAGTGA
- a CDS encoding circularly permuted type 2 ATP-grasp protein, protein MRFDGYDTGGFYDEMFDEQGRPRPGNEAVVNRFSELSLEELRTRQQAAEKALLKMGITFSVYGDEQGTERIFPFDIVPRIIPNSEWAGMEAGLKQRVQALNLFIDDVYHEQKIIKDGIVPEDLVLSASGFRKECIGLDPPGGVWCHITGTDLVRGGDGQFYVLEDNLRCPSGVSYVLENRVVMKRSFPRAFDAARVLPVADYPNRLLALLQNLAPHRAKPVVAVWTPGIYNSAYFEHSFLAQQMGIELVEGRDLVTVDDRVMMRTTSGLKPVDVLYRRIDDDFIDPEVFRADSMLGVPGLMRAYRAGRLALANAPGTGVADDKAIYAYVPEMIRYYLDQDPILNNVETFLCRREKDLRHVLANLDKLVVKKVGESGGYGMLVGPHATPAERAAYAEQLKADPRNFIAQPTLSLSRVPTLIDDHFEGRHVDLRPYILYGREIYVMPGGLTRVALKRGSLVVNSSQGGGSKDTWVLAGNGQGQGGQGC, encoded by the coding sequence ATGCGTTTCGATGGGTACGATACGGGCGGGTTTTACGACGAGATGTTCGATGAGCAGGGCCGGCCGCGCCCGGGCAACGAGGCGGTGGTCAACCGTTTCAGCGAACTCTCTCTCGAAGAGCTCAGAACGCGTCAGCAGGCGGCGGAAAAAGCCCTGCTGAAGATGGGCATCACCTTCAGCGTCTACGGCGACGAGCAGGGCACCGAGCGGATTTTTCCCTTCGACATCGTGCCGCGCATCATTCCCAACAGCGAATGGGCGGGCATGGAAGCCGGCCTCAAGCAACGTGTTCAGGCCCTCAATCTGTTCATCGACGATGTCTACCACGAGCAGAAAATCATCAAGGACGGCATTGTCCCCGAGGATCTGGTTCTTTCGGCGAGCGGCTTTCGCAAGGAATGCATCGGGCTCGATCCGCCGGGCGGCGTCTGGTGCCACATCACCGGCACCGACCTGGTGCGCGGCGGCGACGGGCAATTTTATGTCCTGGAGGACAACCTGCGCTGTCCCTCGGGGGTGTCCTACGTGCTGGAAAACCGCGTGGTGATGAAGCGCAGCTTTCCCCGGGCCTTCGATGCCGCGCGCGTCCTGCCCGTGGCCGATTACCCCAACCGCCTGCTCGCGCTGCTGCAGAACCTGGCGCCCCATCGCGCCAAGCCGGTGGTGGCGGTGTGGACGCCGGGCATCTACAACTCGGCCTATTTCGAGCATTCCTTCCTTGCCCAGCAGATGGGCATCGAGCTGGTCGAGGGCCGCGACCTGGTCACCGTCGATGATCGCGTCATGATGCGCACCACCAGCGGTCTCAAGCCCGTCGACGTGCTCTATCGGCGCATCGACGACGATTTCATCGACCCTGAAGTGTTTCGTGCCGACTCCATGCTCGGCGTGCCCGGCCTGATGCGCGCCTACCGCGCCGGGCGGCTGGCCCTGGCCAACGCTCCCGGCACCGGGGTGGCCGACGACAAGGCCATCTATGCCTATGTACCGGAGATGATCCGCTACTATCTCGACCAGGATCCCATTCTCAACAATGTGGAAACCTTTTTGTGCCGGCGCGAGAAGGATTTGCGCCACGTGCTCGCCAATCTCGACAAGCTGGTGGTGAAAAAGGTCGGCGAGTCGGGCGGTTACGGCATGCTGGTCGGCCCGCACGCCACCCCCGCGGAGCGCGCCGCCTACGCCGAGCAGCTCAAGGCCGATCCGCGCAACTTCATCGCCCAGCCGACGCTGTCGCTCTCGCGGGTGCCGACCTTGATCGACGACCATTTCGAAGGAAGGCATGTGGATCTGCGCCCCTACATCCTCTACGGCCGGGAGATCTATGTCATGCCCGGCGGCCTGACCCGCGTGGCCTTGAAGCGAGGTTCGCTGGTGGTCAATTCGAGCCAGGGCGGCGGCAGCAAAGACACCTGGGTGCTGGCGGGCAACGGTCAAGGGCAGGGAGGGCAAGGATGCTGA
- a CDS encoding phosphoenolpyruvate carboxylase has product MEKQEIFWSVDDQAERLEELTTDDPERKELPLRRDVRSLGRLLGVVLRERAGERIFAAEEFLRRGAIRHRELCAIGADIALGCEEERQLEGEAQALIAGLSLNDAHQIVKAFATFFELTNLAETNHRKRRRRAARLHVGDKPGSMRGTLQRMKDAGHDAAATLAWLSRICVVPVFTAHPTEVARRVVRYKRRRIDRILEQLDHLPLTGREAARRRDDILTEIDALWQTDEVRRKQPTVADEIRMGLDHYRGSLIDPLPEFYRDLAEAFHEVYGENLASVELPSVVRFGSWIGGDRDGNPFVTPRATRLALARARETILAVYLDNLEELRELLTPSTFRVGVSDELVAALAKALEAFPEAAALTLAYPDCEPYRKFLRIVLYRLKLTQSDARHPQAYARAEDLAEDLRLVRRSLAAHGGARLACGYVDPVLRRLDTFGFHLHTLDIRQHARVHETAAAELGAMAQGGVALEGELPPAPSAATIELLDTLKTIAALKQEFPPQAIRAYIISGTTCVEDLLRVVWLAGAAGIAVKGDAASADPGLMPVPLFESIQDLRNAPEICRRLWSAPAYQPLLDSWERRQEVMLGYSDSNKDGGMLTSTWEIFKAHRDLHRVAADCRVDLQLFHGRGGTVNRGGSPTHRAIISQPADAFAGHLKITEQGEVINFKYADASLALRNLELMVAAALEALARPGLVDPRPEAAWVEAMEEMSAIAFAYYREKIADNPDILPYFEQATPVREFDLAKIGSRPARRGQSRSLDDLRAIPWGFGWIQSRHMLPGWFGVGQAFSAFVENHAGGLDILRAMMKGFPIFRDLVRNVEVTLAKVDLPLARLYAGLVSDEGLRGRVFDLFLAEFHRTRAMVLAVADQTQLLERNPDMARSLRLRNPYVDPLSLVQVELLRRKRRGEQSEELDYVLAATINGIAAGLRNTG; this is encoded by the coding sequence ATGGAAAAGCAGGAAATCTTCTGGAGTGTGGACGATCAGGCCGAGCGCCTGGAGGAACTGACGACGGACGACCCGGAGCGCAAGGAACTGCCCCTGCGCCGCGATGTGCGCTCCCTGGGCAGGCTGCTGGGCGTGGTGCTGCGCGAGCGGGCCGGCGAACGGATCTTCGCGGCCGAGGAATTCCTGCGCCGGGGGGCGATCCGCCATCGCGAACTCTGCGCCATCGGCGCCGATATCGCCCTGGGCTGCGAGGAGGAGCGCCAGCTCGAAGGCGAGGCGCAGGCGCTGATCGCCGGATTGTCTCTCAATGACGCTCATCAGATCGTCAAGGCCTTCGCCACCTTCTTCGAGCTCACCAACCTCGCCGAAACCAACCATCGCAAGCGCCGTCGCCGCGCGGCGCGCCTGCACGTCGGCGACAAGCCCGGTTCCATGCGCGGCACCCTGCAACGCATGAAGGACGCCGGTCACGACGCGGCGGCCACCCTCGCGTGGCTCTCGCGCATCTGCGTCGTGCCGGTGTTCACCGCGCATCCCACCGAGGTCGCGCGGCGCGTGGTGCGCTACAAGCGTCGCCGTATCGATCGCATCCTTGAGCAACTCGATCATCTGCCCCTGACCGGCCGCGAGGCGGCGCGTCGCCGGGACGACATCCTCACCGAAATCGATGCTCTCTGGCAGACCGACGAGGTGCGCCGCAAGCAGCCGACGGTGGCCGACGAGATCCGCATGGGGCTCGATCACTATCGCGGCTCGCTCATCGACCCGCTGCCCGAGTTCTATCGCGACCTGGCCGAGGCGTTCCATGAGGTGTACGGCGAGAACCTCGCCTCGGTGGAACTGCCCAGCGTGGTGCGTTTCGGCTCCTGGATCGGCGGCGACCGCGACGGCAACCCCTTCGTCACTCCGCGCGCCACCCGCCTGGCCCTGGCGCGCGCGCGCGAAACCATTCTCGCCGTCTACCTCGACAATCTCGAGGAGTTGCGTGAACTCTTGACGCCCTCCACCTTCCGGGTGGGGGTGAGCGACGAGCTGGTCGCGGCCCTGGCGAAGGCCCTGGAAGCCTTCCCCGAAGCCGCCGCCCTCACCCTGGCTTATCCCGATTGCGAACCGTACCGCAAGTTCCTGCGCATCGTCCTCTATCGTCTCAAGCTGACTCAGAGCGACGCGCGTCACCCCCAGGCCTACGCCCGCGCCGAGGATTTGGCCGAGGATCTGCGCCTGGTGCGTCGCAGCCTCGCCGCCCACGGCGGCGCGCGCCTGGCGTGCGGCTATGTCGATCCCGTGCTGCGGCGCCTCGACACCTTCGGCTTTCACCTCCACACCCTCGACATCCGCCAGCATGCCCGCGTGCACGAGACGGCGGCGGCGGAACTCGGCGCCATGGCGCAAGGCGGCGTTGCCCTGGAAGGCGAGTTACCCCCCGCGCCCTCGGCCGCGACCATCGAACTGCTCGACACCCTCAAGACCATCGCGGCCCTGAAGCAGGAATTTCCCCCCCAGGCCATCCGCGCCTACATCATCAGCGGCACGACCTGCGTGGAGGATCTGCTTCGCGTGGTGTGGCTCGCCGGAGCGGCCGGCATCGCGGTGAAAGGCGACGCGGCAAGCGCTGATCCCGGGCTGATGCCGGTGCCGCTGTTCGAATCCATCCAGGATCTGCGCAACGCTCCCGAGATTTGCCGCCGGCTGTGGAGCGCGCCCGCCTACCAGCCGCTGCTCGATTCCTGGGAGCGTCGCCAGGAGGTGATGCTCGGCTATTCCGACTCCAACAAGGACGGCGGCATGCTCACCAGCACCTGGGAGATCTTCAAGGCCCATCGCGACCTGCACCGCGTCGCCGCCGACTGTCGGGTGGATCTGCAACTCTTTCACGGGCGCGGCGGCACGGTGAATCGCGGCGGCAGTCCCACCCACCGCGCCATCATTTCCCAGCCCGCCGATGCTTTCGCGGGCCACCTCAAGATCACCGAGCAGGGCGAGGTGATCAATTTCAAGTACGCCGATGCCTCCCTCGCCCTGCGCAATCTCGAACTGATGGTGGCCGCGGCCCTCGAGGCCCTGGCGCGTCCCGGGCTGGTCGATCCCCGTCCCGAGGCGGCCTGGGTGGAGGCCATGGAAGAGATGTCGGCGATCGCCTTTGCCTATTACCGCGAGAAGATCGCCGACAATCCCGACATCCTGCCCTATTTCGAACAGGCCACGCCGGTGCGCGAATTCGATCTGGCCAAGATCGGCTCGCGGCCCGCCCGGCGCGGCCAGAGCCGCAGTCTCGACGATCTGCGCGCCATTCCCTGGGGCTTTGGCTGGATTCAGAGTCGCCACATGCTGCCCGGCTGGTTCGGGGTCGGCCAGGCCTTTTCCGCCTTTGTCGAGAACCATGCGGGCGGGCTCGACATCCTGCGGGCGATGATGAAGGGCTTTCCCATTTTTCGCGATCTGGTGCGCAACGTCGAAGTGACCCTGGCCAAGGTCGATCTGCCCCTGGCGCGTCTCTACGCGGGTCTGGTGAGCGATGAGGGGCTGCGCGGGCGGGTGTTCGATCTGTTTCTCGCGGAGTTTCATCGCACGCGCGCCATGGTGCTGGCGGTGGCCGATCAGACGCAGCTGCTTGAGCGCAACCCCGACATGGCGCGCAGCCTGCGTCTGCGCAATCCCTACGTCGATCCCCTGAGCCTGGTGCAGGTCGAGCTGCTGCGGCGCAAGCGGCGCGGCGAGCAGAGCGAGGAACTCGATTACGTGCTCGCGGCGACCATCAACGGCATCGCCGCCGGGTTGAGGAATACCGGGTAG
- a CDS encoding cbb3-type cytochrome c oxidase subunit I, whose amino-acid sequence MDAPNYNVAIVRSFIHWSILWGVVAILVGILISFQLVNPELNFPPYLTYGRLRPLHTNAGIFGWAIGSFFALYLYMVQRLCRRPLWSDGLARFQLYLFNFTIIVAAITLLLGFTQSKEYHELEWPVDLLVVVLWVVFSANVLMTIFKRKEQQMYVSLWFMAASLVGVAVLYLVNSAAVPVSLFKSYSAYAGTNDANVQWWYGHNAVAMVLTAPPLAVFYYFLPKSTGVPIFSHRLSIVAFWSLIFMYLWTGAHHLLWTPVPDWVQTLAMAFSVMLIAPSWGSVVNGYLSMNGQWHQMRENYLVKFFILGITFYGLQTLQGPLQAVRSFSAFIHYTEWVPGHVHMGALGWVSLVLFAAFYYLAPRIYNREIYSIPLANLHFWLVLIGQLIYSFSLWIAGVQQAGMWHAISPDGSLTYSFMESLIEMYPYYWVRAFSGLVYLAGVAIFIYNLAMTARRGKPLIPATA is encoded by the coding sequence ATGGACGCACCCAATTACAATGTCGCCATCGTGCGCAGCTTCATTCACTGGAGCATTCTCTGGGGGGTGGTGGCCATCCTGGTGGGAATCCTCATTTCCTTCCAACTAGTCAATCCCGAGCTCAACTTTCCGCCCTACCTCACCTACGGTCGCCTGCGCCCCCTGCACACCAACGCGGGAATCTTCGGCTGGGCCATCGGCAGCTTCTTCGCCCTTTATCTCTACATGGTGCAGCGCCTGTGCCGCCGCCCCCTGTGGAGCGACGGCCTGGCGCGCTTCCAGCTCTACCTGTTCAATTTCACCATCATCGTCGCGGCGATCACCCTGCTGCTGGGCTTCACCCAGTCCAAGGAGTACCATGAGCTGGAGTGGCCGGTGGACCTGCTGGTGGTGGTGCTCTGGGTGGTGTTCTCCGCCAACGTCCTCATGACCATCTTCAAGCGCAAGGAACAGCAGATGTACGTCTCGCTGTGGTTCATGGCGGCCTCGCTGGTCGGGGTGGCGGTGCTCTACCTGGTGAACTCGGCGGCGGTGCCCGTCTCGCTGTTCAAGTCCTATTCGGCCTACGCCGGCACCAACGACGCCAACGTGCAGTGGTGGTACGGCCACAACGCCGTCGCCATGGTGCTCACCGCGCCGCCCCTGGCGGTGTTCTACTATTTTCTGCCCAAGTCGACGGGGGTGCCGATCTTCAGCCATCGCCTCTCCATCGTCGCTTTCTGGAGCCTGATCTTCATGTACCTGTGGACTGGCGCCCATCACCTGCTGTGGACGCCGGTGCCCGACTGGGTGCAGACCCTGGCCATGGCCTTCTCGGTGATGCTCATCGCTCCGTCCTGGGGATCGGTGGTCAACGGCTACCTGTCCATGAACGGCCAGTGGCACCAGATGCGCGAGAACTATCTGGTCAAGTTTTTCATCCTCGGCATCACCTTCTACGGCCTGCAGACCCTGCAGGGGCCGCTGCAGGCGGTGCGCTCCTTCTCGGCCTTCATCCACTACACCGAATGGGTGCCGGGCCATGTGCACATGGGGGCGCTGGGCTGGGTGTCGCTGGTGCTGTTCGCCGCCTTCTATTACCTGGCTCCGCGTATCTACAACCGCGAGATCTACAGTATTCCCCTGGCCAACCTGCATTTCTGGTTGGTGCTCATCGGCCAGTTGATCTACTCCTTCAGCCTGTGGATCGCCGGCGTGCAGCAGGCCGGCATGTGGCACGCCATCAGCCCCGACGGCAGCCTGACCTACTCCTTCATGGAATCGCTCATCGAAATGTATCCCTACTACTGGGTACGGGCCTTCAGCGGATTGGTGTATCTCGCCGGCGTCGCGATCTTCATCTACAACCTGGCCATGACCGCGCGCCGCGGCAAGCCCCTCATCCCGGCCACGGCCTGA